In the genome of Flavobacterium panacagri, one region contains:
- a CDS encoding DUF4199 domain-containing protein: MINEVIKKNGVTYGIMIGIASALVTATIYAIDLKLFTAWWMGILGIVISITISIILLSKTKKELKGVFTFKDAFTTYFIAAVIGILISTTFNIVLFNVIDPGAKETLNEIMIKYTVGMMQKFNTPASAINEAVAKMKESSPYSTFELLKGSAFAIVISAIFGLIFAAFFKSKSTQE, encoded by the coding sequence ATGATTAATGAAGTTATAAAAAAGAATGGGGTTACTTATGGAATAATGATCGGAATTGCATCGGCTTTGGTTACGGCTACTATATATGCAATTGATTTAAAACTATTTACAGCTTGGTGGATGGGAATCCTAGGAATCGTAATAAGTATTACAATTAGTATCATTTTACTTTCTAAAACCAAGAAAGAATTAAAAGGCGTTTTTACTTTCAAAGATGCTTTCACCACCTATTTTATAGCCGCAGTAATCGGAATTTTGATTTCTACAACTTTTAACATTGTATTATTTAATGTTATTGATCCAGGAGCAAAAGAAACTTTAAACGAAATCATGATCAAATACACTGTAGGCATGATGCAAAAATTCAACACACCAGCTTCTGCAATTAACGAGGCTGTTGCCAAAATGAAAGAAAGCAGTCCATACTCTACTTTTGAATTATTAAAAGGATCTGCTTTTGCTATTGTTATCAGTGCCATTTTTGGATTAATTTTCGCAGCATTTTTTAAAAGCAAATCTACACAAGAATAA